The following are encoded together in the Clostridium sp. BJN0013 genome:
- a CDS encoding tyrosine-type recombinase/integrase, with amino-acid sequence MYTFYEYISKDHLIPAFEKMELTKIKPINVQDFYTKSLKKVSGTTARHFHTLLNIAFNQAIKWQMIYINPCFYVSKPKNNKKKLNIWDKEQLNKFLNVIQGLIIYLPCVITAATGIREGEICGLRWENVDLDKKIIYVKEQYQWDENGLALSDLKTPDSIRNISISNNLAAVLEVEYTRQEENRNYFKSAYDSRGFVVCQNDGRPYDPKYISRNFRRILKKANHKKIEPDGVIKKVKLYELLDIPIIRFHDLRHTHASLLLKTGINPKVISEKLGHSTVKMTLDTYASILPNMQKEAAEKADNFFVLVCQQIANKRRMTTKMIKNRTL; translated from the coding sequence ATATATACCTTCTACGAATATATATCCAAAGATCACCTTATCCCGGCTTTTGAAAAAATGGAGCTTACAAAAATAAAACCTATAAATGTACAGGATTTCTACACAAAAAGTTTAAAGAAGGTATCTGGTACCACAGCAAGACATTTCCATACACTTTTAAATATAGCCTTCAATCAAGCCATAAAGTGGCAGATGATATATATAAATCCATGTTTTTATGTAAGTAAACCCAAGAACAATAAAAAGAAATTAAATATATGGGATAAAGAACAACTAAATAAATTTTTAAATGTCATACAAGGACTTATAATATATTTACCTTGTGTTATTACCGCAGCAACCGGTATAAGAGAAGGCGAGATATGTGGTCTTAGATGGGAAAATGTTGACTTGGATAAAAAAATTATCTATGTAAAGGAACAATACCAATGGGATGAAAATGGTTTGGCCTTATCTGATTTAAAAACTCCAGATAGTATAAGAAATATAAGCATATCAAATAATTTAGCTGCCGTATTGGAGGTTGAGTATACTAGACAGGAAGAGAATAGAAACTATTTTAAATCTGCTTATGACAGTAGGGGTTTTGTTGTATGCCAGAATGATGGAAGGCCCTATGACCCAAAATATATAAGTAGAAACTTTAGAAGGATACTAAAAAAAGCTAACCATAAAAAAATAGAACCAGATGGCGTTATAAAGAAGGTAAAACTATATGAGCTACTAGATATACCTATAATAAGATTCCACGATTTAAGACATACACATGCTAGTCTACTGCTTAAAACTGGAATTAATCCAAAAGTAATAAGTGAAAAGCTCGGACACAGCACAGTAAAAATGACATTAGACACTTATGCTAGTATACTTCCTAACATGCAGAAAGAAGCTGCAGAAAAGGCGGATAATTTTTTTGTCCTAGTTTGCCAACAAATTGCCAACAAACGGAGGATGACAACAAAAATGATAAAAAATAGAACCCTTTAA